From the genome of Eublepharis macularius isolate TG4126 chromosome 12, MPM_Emac_v1.0, whole genome shotgun sequence, one region includes:
- the LOC129339848 gene encoding olfactory receptor 6X1-like: MKEINSSTVTEFILLGIPFLHDLHRVFFVVGLFMYITTIMGNGFILVIVAIEPRLQTPMYIFLSNLAFLEICYTTTVVPKLLQTLLERRTTICFLCCMIQGFFHFILGTTELFILTAMAFDRYLAICKPLQYPMIMTTHVCIQMSLATWYSSFIIMFFQSLIVWRLPFCGSNIVDHFYCDIGPVLSLACADTHLIESLGLLSSVVIVIMTLILTVVSYIFIITTILRIPSSAGRKKAFSTCTSHLIVVSILYGAIIFMYVRPNVHSSSRLTRVVAILNTVLTPMLNPFIYTIRNSEVKEAVRSVIHKKGLLKEGF, encoded by the coding sequence ATGAAGGAGATAAATTCATCAACAGTGACTGAATTTATCCTACTGGGCATTCCTTTTCTTCATGATTTACACAGAGTCTTCTTCGTCGTGGGCTTGTTCATGTATATCACAACCATCATGGGGAATGGGTTCATCCTAGTCATCGTAGCCATCGAGCCAAGGCTTCAGACTCCCATGTACATCTTCCTGAGCAACCTGGCTTTTCTGGAGATCTGCTACACCACAACGGTGGTGCCCAAGCTGCTGCAAACACTTTTAGAAAGACGGACCACCATTTGCTTTCTATGCTGCATGATCCAGGGCTTTTTCCACTTCATCTTGGGCACTACTGAGCTTTTCATCCTTACGGCAATGGCCTTTGACCGTTACTTGGCCATATGCAAGCCGCTTCAGTACCCAATGATCATGACGACACACGTTTGCATTCAGATGTCTTTGGCCACCTGGTATTCATCATTTATAATTATGTTTTTTCAGTCCCTCATTGTGTGGAGGTTGCCATTCTGTGGGTCAAACATTGTCGATCATTTCTACTGTGACATTGGGCCTGTTTTAAGCTTAGCCTGTGCCGATACTCACCTCATTGAGTCTTTGGGATTGCTGAGCTCTGTGGTAATTGTTATTATGACATTGATCTTAACTGTAGTTTCCTATATTTTTATCATCACCACCATCCTACGAATTCCCTCATCCGCAGGACGTAAGAAAGCATTCTCCACTTGTACGTCTCACCTCATTGTGGTCTCAATATTATACGGAGCTATCATCTTCATGTACGTGAGGCCAAACGTGCATTCCTCTTCCCGCTTAACCAGAGTTGTAGCCATTTTGAATACTGTCCTTACACCAATGCTGAACCCTTTTATATACACCATAAGGAATTCGGAGGTGAAAGAGGCCGTCCGAAGTGTGATCCATAAGAAGGGGTTGTTGaaagaaggtttttaa